The window CGCAAGCGGGTCCCGGTGATCGTGGAAGACAAAGAGAAGCGCCTCCTGCCGAGCGTCGTCGTACACGACTCCGCAGGCAATCAACTCGCCTCCTACTCGCTCCCCACGGGCTCGATGCTCCTGGTTCGCGAGGGGCAATTGATAAAGACGGGGGATGTCGTGGCGAAGATCCGGCGCGAGTCGAGCAAGACGCGCGACATCACGGGAGGCCTTCCCCGCGTCTCTGAGCTCTTCGAGGCGCGCAAGCCCAAGGATGCCGCAGTGATCAGCGAGATCGACGGGATCGTGCATGTCGGCAAGGTGAGCCGTGGAATGCGCAAGGTCCGCGTCGAGGGGGACAACGAGGAGTCGCGCGAGTACCAGATCCCGCAGGGGCGCCACTTGTACGTGCAGGACGGCACGGAGGTCCGGGCGGGCGACCGCCTCACGGAGGGGCCGATCAACCCGCACGACATCCTGAAGGTCAAGGGGATCAACGAGGTGCAGGAATACCTCGTCGACCAGATCCAGGAAGTCTACCGGATCCAGGGCGTGAGGATCGACGACAAGCACATCGAGGTGATCGTCCGGCAGATGCTCCAGAAGATAACGATCGACGATCCGGGAGACACGAGCTTCCTGAGCAACGAGGCGGTCGATAAGGTCGTCCTGCGCGAGGAGCTCGAGCGCGTGAGAACGGAGGGCGGAAAGCCGGCCACCTATCAGCCCCTGCTGCTCGGGATCACCAAGGCCTCGCTCTCGACGCGCAGCTTCGTTTCGGCTGCGTCGTTCCAGGAGACGACGAGGATCCTGACGGAGGCCTCGATCATGGGGAGCCTCGATCCGTTGCGGGGTCTGAAGGAGAACGTGGCCATCGGCCACTTGATCCCCGCGGGGACCGGATTGCCCGAGTATCGGAACATCAAGACCCAGCCGCTCGATCTCATGGAGGAGGAAGAGGAGGAGTTTCCCGAGCTCACCGGCGAGGAGCCGGCCAAAATGGCATAAATCAACGAGTTACGAGCTCGCTTCCGGGGAGACCCGGCAGAGCTTGGGCGTTGACGATAGGGTGGCGGATCAGTAGAATCGAACATCTGCGCGGTCTTCAGGCGTGAGGATGGCGCATCGCTAAGGAAGGTTGGATCAGAGGTGCCTACACTCCATCAACTTGTGCGCAAGGGGAGGGCGGAGGTCCGGAAGAAGACCTCGGCGCCCGCCCTTCGAAACTGCCCGCAGAAGCGAGGGTTCTGCACGCGCGTCTACACGGCGACGCCGAAGAAGCCGAACTCGGCTCTGCGCAAGGTCGCCCGCGTGCGGCTGACCAACAACAT of the Candidatus Eisenbacteria bacterium genome contains:
- a CDS encoding DNA-directed RNA polymerase subunit beta' — translated: RKRVPVIVEDKEKRLLPSVVVHDSAGNQLASYSLPTGSMLLVREGQLIKTGDVVAKIRRESSKTRDITGGLPRVSELFEARKPKDAAVISEIDGIVHVGKVSRGMRKVRVEGDNEESREYQIPQGRHLYVQDGTEVRAGDRLTEGPINPHDILKVKGINEVQEYLVDQIQEVYRIQGVRIDDKHIEVIVRQMLQKITIDDPGDTSFLSNEAVDKVVLREELERVRTEGGKPATYQPLLLGITKASLSTRSFVSAASFQETTRILTEASIMGSLDPLRGLKENVAIGHLIPAGTGLPEYRNIKTQPLDLMEEEEEEFPELTGEEPAKMA